The following proteins are co-located in the Paenibacillus sp. FSL H8-0079 genome:
- a CDS encoding NRDE family protein, with protein MCLILFAYNMHPKYPLILGSNRDEFYHRPTAQAHYWEDHPQILAGRDLSKMGTWMGVTTGGRLAAVTNYRDPNEDVHAKCSRGDLVADFLKGTSSPEQYMPRAEQNRNDYPGYNLLVGDPDDLYYYSNVGNVVMKLEPGIYGISNHLINTDWPKVKRGKEGLEKIINGEEESTLTEQILDLLQLADPSVDELLPHTGVPLEWERLLSPIFVKSEKFDYGTRASSVVLMTREELLFTERVHQNGEVMEQRFNIKPLNWTS; from the coding sequence ATGCATCCAAAGTATCCGCTTATATTGGGATCCAATAGGGATGAATTCTATCACAGACCTACGGCTCAAGCACATTATTGGGAAGATCACCCTCAAATATTGGCAGGCCGGGATTTGTCGAAAATGGGAACCTGGATGGGCGTAACAACAGGGGGACGTCTGGCTGCTGTCACGAATTATCGTGATCCGAATGAAGATGTACATGCCAAGTGTTCAAGAGGAGATCTGGTTGCTGATTTTTTAAAGGGAACGTCCTCACCTGAGCAATATATGCCACGTGCGGAGCAAAATCGCAATGATTACCCTGGATACAATTTGTTGGTGGGTGATCCAGACGACCTCTATTATTATTCTAATGTGGGCAACGTTGTGATGAAGTTGGAACCGGGAATATACGGGATTAGTAATCACTTGATCAATACGGATTGGCCTAAGGTGAAACGTGGAAAAGAAGGACTGGAGAAAATCATCAACGGGGAGGAAGAAAGTACCCTGACAGAGCAAATATTAGATTTGCTACAATTGGCAGACCCTTCAGTGGATGAGCTTCTACCCCATACAGGCGTTCCATTGGAGTGGGAACGTTTGCTTTCTCCCATATTTGTTAAGAGTGAAAAATTTGACTATGGAACCAGAGCTTCATCCGTTGTTCTGATGACTAGAGAAGAATTATTGTTTACGGAGAGGGTTCATCAGAACGGAGAGGTCATGGAGCAGCGTTTTAACATCAAGCCTCTTAACTGGACAAGCTGA